The Lutibacter sp. Hel_I_33_5 genome has a window encoding:
- a CDS encoding DUF4105 domain-containing protein — MMKKYLLFFLLISFFGLNAQNLELSEKSEISIITAGPGEELYEKFGHSAIRIKDTSLNIDDIYNYGIFDFKAPNFILNFTKGRLLYKLAKYPFHYFVRSNQKEKRWVKEQVLNLNLEQNQAFFEYLENNAKPENASYYYDPFFDNCATKLRDIITIILKDKVTFDDTYASQKLTIRELMNREIHWNTWGSFGINLALGSKLDKEASASQYMYLPDYVYKALNKGKKTDEDLIKKEHSILNFKEPKTKLEIFNPFSFFSIIALIGIFITFIDVKKNKRSKWFDFILFFITGLIGLLIVFLWFFTNHSTTPNNFNFLWAFAPNLLLGFILLRNQQKIWVKKYVGLLLILLIIIPIVWLFKVQLLPTSIVPLLLLLFYRYMSLYKRLLTFK, encoded by the coding sequence ATGATGAAAAAATATCTTCTCTTTTTTTTATTGATTTCTTTCTTCGGATTAAATGCACAAAATTTAGAACTTTCAGAAAAATCAGAAATAAGTATTATTACTGCTGGACCTGGAGAAGAATTATATGAGAAATTTGGACATAGTGCAATTAGAATTAAAGACACATCTTTAAATATTGATGATATTTATAATTATGGAATATTTGATTTTAAAGCACCTAATTTTATATTAAATTTTACAAAAGGAAGATTACTTTATAAATTAGCTAAATATCCATTTCATTATTTTGTCCGTAGTAATCAAAAAGAAAAACGCTGGGTAAAAGAACAGGTTTTAAATCTAAATTTAGAGCAGAATCAAGCATTTTTTGAATACCTTGAAAATAATGCTAAACCTGAAAATGCATCCTATTATTACGATCCTTTTTTTGACAATTGTGCTACTAAATTAAGAGATATTATAACCATAATTTTAAAAGATAAAGTAACCTTTGATGATACTTATGCTTCTCAAAAATTAACTATTAGAGAACTAATGAATAGAGAAATTCATTGGAATACTTGGGGTAGTTTCGGAATAAACTTGGCATTAGGTAGTAAATTAGATAAAGAAGCATCAGCTTCTCAATACATGTACTTACCGGATTATGTTTATAAAGCGTTAAATAAAGGAAAAAAAACGGATGAAGACTTAATAAAGAAAGAGCATTCAATTTTAAATTTTAAAGAACCTAAAACAAAACTTGAAATATTTAATCCTTTTTCATTTTTTTCAATTATCGCTCTAATTGGAATATTTATCACATTTATAGATGTGAAAAAGAATAAAAGATCTAAATGGTTCGATTTTATATTATTTTTTATTACTGGTTTAATTGGCTTATTGATTGTTTTTCTTTGGTTTTTCACCAATCATTCTACAACACCAAATAACTTTAATTTTTTATGGGCTTTTGCTCCTAACCTATTGTTAGGTTTTATTTTATTAAGAAATCAACAAAAAATATGGGTAAAAAAATATGTAGGTCTTTTATTGATTTTACTTATAATAATTCCAATAGTGTGGTTATTTAAAGTACAATTATTACCTACTTCAATTGTACCATTATTATTATTGCTATTCTATAGATATATGTCTCTTTATAAAAGATTACTGACCTTTAAATAA
- a CDS encoding O-antigen ligase family protein codes for MLNFISENKFIVIIIHILIGYLAIFSFFSKFIIIIIIIIGILLIIINKNKNEEALVLSGYIVGSEVFFRMTQGFILYETGKYAVILFLLLGLILGIVKQKIAIPFFIYLFLLIIGIVFTKVPEGESLRKAILFNLSGPLMLGICAIYCYKRVITNKEIINVLFYMLLPIFSTVAYLFFRTPDIKEIVFGGAANFETSGGFGPNQVATILGVGIFILSIFILKKIKISGYVIFDGILLLYFVYRGLLTFSRGGIITAVIALLFFSFFYILYQKRSLHLFFKYVIVGSFITLSIWIYTSNITNGMLDNRYSGKNARGVQKKDISSGRVKLIEEQFSSFMESPLFGLGVGNGKFEREKNTEKITSASHNEITRLIEEHGMIGIIILFILFFFPIKILYNSNNYQKAFLLSFFLFWFLTISHSGMRIAFPGFIYGLSLIYIKHEKN; via the coding sequence ATGTTAAATTTTATTTCGGAAAATAAATTTATTGTTATAATAATCCATATTTTAATTGGGTATTTAGCAATTTTTTCTTTTTTTTCAAAATTTATTATTATTATTATTATTATAATTGGAATTTTACTAATCATTATTAATAAAAACAAAAATGAGGAAGCTTTAGTATTATCAGGATATATAGTTGGTTCTGAAGTTTTTTTTAGAATGACTCAAGGTTTTATTTTATATGAAACGGGTAAATATGCAGTAATTTTATTTTTATTATTGGGGTTAATACTTGGTATAGTCAAGCAAAAAATCGCTATCCCCTTTTTCATTTATCTTTTTCTATTGATTATTGGTATAGTTTTCACTAAAGTTCCTGAAGGTGAATCTTTGCGTAAAGCGATTCTCTTTAATTTAAGTGGACCTTTAATGCTAGGTATATGTGCAATTTATTGCTACAAAAGAGTTATTACTAATAAAGAAATAATAAATGTATTATTTTATATGTTACTACCTATTTTTTCTACAGTTGCTTATTTATTCTTTAGAACACCAGATATTAAAGAAATAGTATTTGGTGGAGCTGCAAATTTTGAAACTTCAGGAGGATTTGGGCCAAATCAGGTAGCAACAATATTAGGGGTAGGGATTTTTATTTTATCAATTTTTATTTTAAAAAAAATAAAAATATCAGGTTATGTAATTTTTGATGGAATATTATTATTGTATTTTGTTTATAGAGGTTTATTAACTTTTTCAAGAGGAGGAATAATAACGGCAGTCATCGCATTACTGTTTTTTTCTTTTTTTTATATTTTATATCAAAAAAGATCTTTACATTTATTTTTTAAATATGTTATTGTTGGTAGTTTTATAACATTGTCTATTTGGATATATACCTCTAATATAACAAACGGAATGTTAGATAATAGATATTCTGGTAAAAATGCAAGAGGGGTACAGAAAAAAGATATTAGTTCTGGGAGAGTAAAACTTATAGAGGAACAATTTAGTAGCTTTATGGAGTCACCTCTTTTTGGCTTAGGTGTTGGTAACGGTAAATTTGAAAGAGAGAAAAATACAGAAAAAATTACTTCAGCATCACATAATGAAATTACTAGATTGATTGAAGAGCATGGAATGATTGGAATAATAATTTTGTTTATTTTATTTTTTTTTCCCATTAAGATATTGTATAATTCTAACAATTATCAAAAAGCTTTTTTACTTTCTTTTTTTTTATTTTGGTTTTTAACCATTAGTCATTCAGGTATGAGAATTGCATTTCCTGGTTTTATTTATGGTCTTAGTCTAATTTATATTAAACATGAAAAAAATTAA
- a CDS encoding exopolysaccharide biosynthesis polyprenyl glycosylphosphotransferase, translating to MSKSFSHINISERKLLLRFFDVLFPLFFLWITSVYSDYAYFNFSNPKILVWCLVLSFYIVLFGEIFQLYNLKTTYSRYIVFRNVFITSLVVTIAYIFTPIVSPLLPHERVHILYFFLLITFSIFSWRILYLAVLYKPKYFKSIVIIGGKENVKRLLSIINVKQQHNIINYISDTNIDESDKFLDINNVNIYDECLNANVSEVIVSTDNLSNELTNKLNKEMILLFEKGINITSFESYYEDNTDRIPKEYLDHNFYKKISYSENNYNRMYLFIHRVVDVLVSIFGLISFLLILPFIFVGNLLGNRGSIFYTQERVGLKGEKFKIYKLRSMVSNAEQNGAVWAVKNDVRITSFGKFLRKTRLDEVPQFINILKGEMSLIGPRPERPEFVDKLKKEIPFYAIRNVIRPGLTGWAQVNYPYANTIEEQEKKLRYDLYYIKERSTFLDFKVLIKTISTILLFKGQ from the coding sequence ATGAGCAAATCATTTTCCCATATCAATATTTCTGAAAGAAAACTTTTACTACGTTTTTTTGATGTTCTTTTTCCTTTATTTTTTTTATGGATAACTAGTGTATATAGTGATTATGCATATTTTAATTTTAGCAACCCTAAAATACTTGTTTGGTGTCTTGTATTGAGTTTTTATATTGTTCTTTTTGGGGAAATATTTCAACTTTATAATTTAAAAACAACTTATAGTAGATATATTGTATTTAGAAATGTATTTATAACATCATTAGTTGTAACCATAGCTTATATTTTTACACCAATAGTATCACCTTTATTACCCCATGAAAGAGTTCATATTTTGTATTTTTTCTTACTAATTACTTTTTCAATATTTTCATGGCGAATACTTTATTTAGCTGTTTTATATAAACCAAAATATTTTAAATCAATTGTTATTATTGGAGGAAAAGAGAATGTCAAAAGATTATTAAGTATTATAAATGTTAAGCAACAGCATAATATTATTAATTATATATCTGATACTAATATTGATGAAAGTGATAAATTTTTAGATATTAATAATGTTAATATTTACGATGAATGTTTAAATGCTAATGTTTCTGAGGTTATAGTTTCAACAGATAATTTATCAAATGAGTTAACTAATAAGTTAAATAAAGAAATGATATTATTATTTGAAAAAGGAATTAATATCACAAGTTTTGAATCTTATTATGAAGACAATACAGATAGAATTCCTAAAGAATATTTAGATCATAATTTTTATAAAAAAATAAGCTATAGTGAGAATAATTATAATAGAATGTATTTATTTATACATAGAGTTGTAGATGTATTAGTGTCTATTTTTGGATTGATATCTTTTTTACTAATCCTTCCTTTTATATTTGTTGGAAACCTACTCGGAAATAGAGGTTCAATTTTTTATACCCAAGAAAGAGTTGGCTTAAAAGGTGAGAAGTTTAAAATATACAAACTTCGTTCTATGGTTTCTAATGCTGAACAAAACGGTGCGGTTTGGGCTGTTAAAAATGATGTTAGAATTACTTCTTTTGGAAAGTTTTTAAGAAAAACTAGATTAGATGAAGTACCACAGTTTATTAATATTTTAAAAGGTGAAATGAGTCTAATTGGACCAAGGCCTGAAAGACCTGAATTTGTTGATAAATTAAAAAAAGAAATTCCATTTTACGCTATAAGAAATGTTATTAGACCAGGATTAACAGGTTGGGCACAAGTAAATTACCCGTATGCAAATACAATTGAAGAACAAGAAAAAAAATTACGCTACGATTTATATTATATAAAAGAAAGAAGTACTTTTTTAGACTTTAAAGTTTTAATAAAAACCATTTCTACTATTTTATTATTTAAAGGTCAGTAA
- a CDS encoding glycosyltransferase, with amino-acid sequence MKFAIITHVIHKKEHGSFYAYEPYVREMNLWLKNVSKIRIVAPFSKNKTTNIDERYRAKNIDFKQISSFNVLTFKNKITSLFKIPFIGFEIIKSCYWADHIHLRCPGNIGLLGCIVQIFFPLKKKTVKYAGNWDPNSLNQPLSYKIQKWIISNTFLTRNCKVLVYGNWKNQTKNIIPFFTASYTKEEINQVEPKHFSTKIKFIFVGAFSIGKQPGLSVKIIKELLKKGYNVQLDMYGNGVEYKKVEKYVFDNKINNNVFLHGNQSKEVVKLAYQKSHFLVFISKSEGWPKVIAEAMFWSCLPISTKVSCVPYMLKNGERGVLIKNNINEIVSNIELLINNEDIYQKKVISAKKWSQQFTLDKFSYEIKQFI; translated from the coding sequence ATGAAATTTGCAATAATAACACATGTAATTCATAAAAAAGAGCATGGTTCTTTTTATGCATATGAACCTTATGTTCGTGAAATGAATTTATGGCTAAAAAATGTTTCTAAAATTAGAATTGTAGCGCCATTTTCAAAAAATAAAACTACTAATATTGATGAAAGATATAGGGCTAAAAATATTGATTTTAAGCAAATAAGTAGTTTTAATGTATTAACTTTTAAGAACAAAATAACTTCATTATTTAAAATACCTTTTATTGGTTTTGAAATAATTAAGAGTTGTTATTGGGCAGATCATATTCATTTACGCTGTCCAGGAAATATAGGGTTGCTGGGTTGTATTGTACAAATATTTTTTCCATTAAAAAAGAAAACTGTAAAATATGCTGGTAATTGGGACCCTAATTCTTTAAATCAACCTTTAAGTTACAAAATCCAAAAATGGATTATATCGAATACTTTTCTAACTAGAAACTGTAAAGTATTAGTTTACGGAAATTGGAAAAATCAAACAAAAAATATAATTCCTTTTTTTACAGCTTCATATACTAAAGAAGAAATAAATCAAGTTGAGCCTAAACATTTTTCAACAAAAATAAAATTTATTTTTGTTGGTGCATTTAGTATAGGTAAACAACCTGGATTATCTGTGAAAATAATTAAAGAATTGTTAAAAAAGGGTTATAATGTCCAATTAGATATGTATGGTAATGGTGTGGAGTATAAAAAGGTGGAAAAATATGTTTTTGATAATAAGATTAATAATAATGTTTTTTTGCATGGAAACCAATCTAAAGAGGTTGTGAAGTTAGCTTATCAAAAAAGTCATTTTTTAGTTTTTATTTCAAAATCTGAAGGTTGGCCTAAAGTTATTGCTGAAGCTATGTTTTGGTCTTGTTTACCCATATCAACTAAAGTTTCTTGCGTACCATATATGCTAAAAAATGGAGAAAGAGGTGTTTTGATAAAGAATAACATAAACGAAATTGTTTCTAATATTGAGTTATTAATTAATAATGAAGATATTTATCAAAAGAAAGTAATTAGTGCAAAAAAGTGGTCTCAGCAATTTACTTTAGATAAATTTTCTTACGAAATAAAACAATTTATATAG
- a CDS encoding glycosyltransferase family 2 protein translates to MKFSLIICTYMRPQSILTLLKSVNEQMLYPDEIIIVDGSTDDKSKEIIEKNNFKKLLYYKVAEENRGLTKQRNFGINKVSKDIEVVCFLDDDIVLVKSYFKNLLTAYAFYSDAGGIGGYIINEVKWRPLKVNEKPKFKDYVIDGWVRNLGGRNVIRKILGLLSNEPPCIMPKFSNGFSVSYLPPNGKIYKAEYFMGGVSSFKKKVLDSIKFSEYFTGYGLYEDLEYCLRVSKKYKLYVNTAATLFHYHEESGRPNKYNYGKMVIRNGWYVWRTSVSYPSLITRFKWNTIMLILMISRFTNIFTTTNKKEAFAEFIGRKVGLLTLLFNKPKIQE, encoded by the coding sequence ATGAAGTTTAGTCTAATAATTTGTACATATATGCGTCCTCAATCGATTTTAACATTGTTAAAATCTGTAAATGAGCAAATGTTGTATCCAGATGAAATAATTATAGTTGATGGCTCTACAGATGATAAGTCTAAAGAAATTATTGAAAAGAATAATTTCAAAAAATTATTATATTATAAAGTTGCAGAAGAAAATAGAGGACTAACAAAACAGCGAAATTTTGGTATTAATAAAGTCTCTAAAGATATTGAAGTTGTTTGTTTTTTAGATGATGATATTGTACTTGTAAAGTCTTATTTTAAAAATTTACTTACTGCATATGCGTTCTATTCTGATGCTGGTGGAATTGGTGGCTACATTATTAATGAAGTAAAATGGAGACCTTTAAAAGTAAATGAAAAGCCAAAGTTTAAAGATTATGTTATCGATGGTTGGGTAAGAAACTTAGGTGGTAGAAATGTGATAAGAAAAATACTGGGATTGTTATCAAATGAACCTCCCTGTATTATGCCAAAATTTTCTAATGGTTTTTCGGTTTCATATTTGCCACCTAATGGGAAAATTTATAAAGCAGAGTATTTCATGGGAGGAGTTTCTTCATTTAAAAAAAAAGTATTAGATTCTATTAAATTTTCTGAATATTTTACTGGATATGGCCTTTATGAAGACTTAGAATATTGCCTGAGAGTTTCAAAAAAATATAAGTTATATGTAAATACTGCAGCAACTCTTTTTCATTATCATGAAGAAAGCGGTAGGCCTAATAAATACAATTATGGTAAAATGGTAATAAGAAACGGATGGTATGTATGGCGAACAAGTGTTAGTTATCCATCATTAATTACTCGTTTTAAATGGAATACTATTATGCTTATTTTAATGATATCTCGTTTTACAAATATATTTACTACAACAAATAAGAAAGAAGCTTTTGCAGAATTTATAGGAAGAAAAGTAGGTTTATTAACATTATTATTTAATAAACCTAAAATTCAAGAATGA
- a CDS encoding phenylacetate--CoA ligase family protein, with the protein MTYNKLLEKFFLPIGDTFLKTIFINSIKRWRNFDNLSTSEILFRQNKSLKKILLHANRKLLLYNKIKLKGDNPNEWIKKFPVLTKDFLRKYPEKLLTINETKNLFKIYSSGSTGESTYVYMDKQELSSLQALSIHLWELMGYKIGDKVLQTGISPKRTFLKKSKDILFRTYYINAFSLAADDLKKIYYTLKKYKVKKIIGYPSAINIIAKYIIENNLQIKIDVIIGLGDKLFDGYRKNIRKAFGVEIKESYGSSEGFQIGFQVDLKYMYIFSPQTYIEILDDNNIAVKDGELGNVVVTRLDNEKMPLIRYKIGDLAIKLPKENYPKKRKYNFPLLQKVIGRDTDIVKLPNDKYLFVHSFTGIFEYIKEIKQFKIIQKECDSIEVLYVRGKSFNKKVLYKINRKLKKIINHENFKITFTEVKKIPLSKSGKVQILESWLNE; encoded by the coding sequence ATGACTTACAATAAACTTTTAGAAAAATTTTTTTTACCTATCGGTGATACCTTTTTAAAAACTATTTTTATTAATTCAATAAAAAGGTGGAGAAATTTTGATAATTTATCAACATCAGAAATTTTATTTAGACAAAATAAATCATTAAAAAAAATTCTATTGCATGCCAACAGAAAACTATTATTATATAATAAAATTAAATTGAAAGGTGATAATCCGAATGAATGGATAAAAAAATTCCCTGTATTAACAAAAGATTTTCTTAGAAAATATCCAGAAAAATTATTAACTATTAATGAAACAAAAAATTTATTTAAAATTTATAGTAGCGGTTCTACAGGAGAAAGTACTTATGTTTATATGGATAAACAAGAACTTTCTTCTTTACAAGCTTTATCTATCCATTTATGGGAGTTAATGGGTTATAAAATAGGAGATAAAGTATTGCAAACTGGTATTTCACCTAAAAGAACTTTTTTAAAGAAATCTAAAGACATTTTATTTCGCACATATTATATTAATGCATTTTCTCTAGCTGCTGATGATTTAAAAAAAATATATTATACTTTAAAAAAGTATAAAGTAAAAAAAATAATTGGTTACCCTTCTGCCATCAATATAATTGCTAAATATATAATAGAAAATAATCTACAAATAAAAATAGATGTAATTATTGGTTTGGGTGATAAATTATTTGACGGTTATAGAAAAAACATTAGAAAAGCTTTTGGAGTAGAAATAAAAGAATCTTATGGTTCTTCAGAAGGTTTTCAAATTGGTTTTCAAGTTGATTTAAAGTATATGTATATATTTTCACCTCAAACTTATATTGAAATTTTAGATGATAATAATATTGCAGTAAAAGATGGAGAATTAGGTAATGTTGTAGTTACCAGGTTAGATAATGAAAAAATGCCCTTAATTAGGTATAAAATAGGTGATTTAGCAATTAAATTACCAAAAGAAAATTATCCTAAAAAGAGAAAGTATAATTTTCCTCTATTACAAAAAGTTATTGGTAGAGATACAGATATTGTAAAATTACCGAATGATAAATATTTATTCGTTCATTCTTTTACCGGAATTTTTGAGTATATAAAAGAAATTAAACAATTTAAAATAATACAGAAAGAATGTGACTCTATAGAGGTACTTTACGTTAGAGGTAAAAGTTTTAATAAAAAAGTATTATATAAAATAAATAGAAAGTTAAAAAAAATAATAAATCATGAAAATTTTAAAATTACTTTTACTGAAGTTAAAAAAATACCATTATCAAAATCTGGGAAAGTTCAAATATTAGAATCTTGGTTAAATGAATAA
- a CDS encoding glycosyltransferase family 4 protein, with the protein MEKLKILQIIDSLDIGGAEVLSINIANGLIFKNVDSHICVTRKEGGLKNNINENIGYLFLNRKLIIDINAIIILKKYIKKNTIGIIHAHSTSYFVAFCLKLIYPKIIIIWHDHYGKSEFLKSRKLYPLKFMSYFFHYIISVNSSLEKWSKDNLLTQNVSYLSNFSHFSNIKKVTKLEGLEGKRIVHLAGFREQKDHLTLLKAFNDVLKTNADWTLHLIGKEYKNNYSRSIRDYVKKNNLERKIFFYGVCHDIKHILSQASIGVLSSKSEGLPISLLEYGLAKLPVLVTKVGDCGIVVSRKEQLVEPNNPSDFSLKLKNLIKNEKLREVLADNLYKKVKLEFNKEKYLNSLIDIYKKC; encoded by the coding sequence TTGGAAAAATTAAAAATTTTACAAATAATTGACTCTTTAGATATAGGGGGAGCAGAAGTCTTATCTATAAATATAGCTAATGGTTTAATTTTTAAAAATGTAGATTCGCATATATGTGTTACAAGAAAAGAAGGGGGATTAAAAAACAATATTAATGAAAATATTGGCTACCTTTTTTTGAATAGAAAATTAATTATAGATATTAATGCTATCATTATTTTAAAAAAATATATAAAAAAAAACACTATTGGAATTATTCATGCGCATTCAACTTCATATTTTGTTGCTTTTTGTTTAAAGTTGATTTATCCTAAAATTATTATTATTTGGCATGACCATTATGGTAAAAGTGAGTTTTTAAAAAGTAGAAAACTCTACCCTTTAAAATTTATGTCTTACTTTTTTCACTATATTATTTCTGTTAACAGTAGTTTGGAAAAATGGTCAAAAGATAATTTATTAACTCAAAATGTATCATACTTGAGTAATTTCTCACATTTTAGTAATATTAAAAAAGTTACTAAACTAGAAGGCCTTGAAGGTAAAAGAATAGTTCATTTAGCTGGTTTTAGAGAACAAAAAGATCATTTAACTTTATTAAAAGCCTTTAATGATGTTTTAAAAACAAATGCAGATTGGACTTTACATCTAATAGGTAAAGAATATAAAAATAATTATTCAAGATCAATTAGAGATTATGTAAAGAAGAATAATTTGGAAAGAAAAATATTTTTTTATGGTGTATGTCATGATATAAAACATATTTTATCACAAGCTTCAATCGGAGTATTGTCTTCAAAATCAGAAGGATTACCTATTTCTTTATTAGAATATGGTTTGGCTAAATTACCAGTTCTAGTTACTAAAGTTGGTGATTGTGGAATTGTAGTAAGTAGAAAAGAACAATTAGTTGAACCAAATAATCCAAGTGATTTTTCTTTAAAATTAAAAAATCTAATCAAAAATGAAAAATTAAGAGAAGTCCTTGCGGATAATTTATATAAAAAAGTTAAATTAGAATTTAACAAAGAAAAATATTTAAATAGTTTAATTGATATTTATAAAAAATGTTAA
- a CDS encoding glycosyltransferase family 2 protein: MNNLVSIITPSYNSSKYIEETIKSVQNQKHTNWELLITDDGSKDNSVEIILKLLKKDKRIKIFQIQNSGPAIARNNSIKHAKGKYLAFLDSDDIWFSNFLSVSLKKILFTEGFVFASYKRCHEITLKEVYKDFIVPEKVSYQDILKTNSISCLTAFVDIGRLGKEFMPEVIFRQDMGLWLKYLKKIKFAEGIQEPLAIYRIRNKSHSRNKIRILKPQWFFYRHIEKASVLKSIYYMIIWAFYGMKKYIN, encoded by the coding sequence ATGAATAATTTAGTTTCAATTATTACTCCTAGTTACAATTCTTCAAAATATATTGAAGAGACTATTAAAAGTGTTCAAAATCAAAAACATACAAATTGGGAGCTTTTAATTACAGATGATGGTTCTAAAGATAATTCTGTTGAGATAATATTAAAACTTTTAAAAAAAGACAAAAGAATAAAAATATTTCAAATCCAAAATTCTGGACCAGCTATAGCAAGAAATAATTCAATAAAACATGCTAAAGGAAAATATTTAGCTTTTTTAGATAGTGACGACATATGGTTTTCAAATTTTTTATCTGTCTCTTTAAAAAAAATCTTATTTACAGAAGGTTTTGTTTTTGCTTCTTATAAGCGCTGTCATGAAATTACTTTGAAAGAAGTTTATAAAGATTTTATTGTTCCAGAAAAAGTATCATATCAAGACATATTAAAAACTAATTCAATTAGTTGCCTTACTGCATTTGTTGATATAGGTAGATTAGGTAAAGAGTTTATGCCAGAAGTAATATTTAGACAAGACATGGGTTTATGGCTTAAATATTTAAAAAAAATTAAATTTGCAGAAGGCATCCAAGAACCATTAGCTATTTATAGAATTAGAAATAAATCTCACTCTAGAAATAAAATAAGGATATTAAAACCTCAATGGTTTTTTTATAGACATATAGAAAAAGCTAGTGTTCTTAAATCTATTTATTATATGATTATTTGGGCGTTTTATGGCATGAAAAAATATATTAATTAA
- a CDS encoding glycosyltransferase family 4 protein: MVKKVLYIGNDLSLNTKYKASLSTLSGLLIKEGFDLVISSDKTSKVLRLLDMSLCIIKNRKKINYILIDTFSTSAFYYCLITSQIARVFKLKYIPILHGGNLPSRLNKSNYFSKLIFSNSYKNIAPSNYLKFEFEKKGFMVEYIPNIISIDNYLFKERKKMQPNLLFVRAFSKEYNVKMAVDVLNELKKSFNDAKLCIIGPDRDGSKKEIELYIKQKGLNKNIEITGVLSKKEWHKKSKEFDIFINTTNIDNTPVSVIEAMALGLPIVSTNVGGIPYLLKDKVDGILVEKGNVNQMVNSIKKILNNNYPKLQVNARKKAESFSWLNNRSKWLKALS; this comes from the coding sequence ATGGTTAAAAAAGTTTTATATATTGGAAATGATTTATCGCTTAATACAAAGTATAAGGCTTCATTATCTACGCTTTCAGGATTATTAATAAAAGAAGGTTTCGATTTAGTTATTTCATCAGATAAAACAAGTAAGGTTTTAAGACTATTAGATATGTCTTTATGTATAATAAAAAACAGAAAAAAAATTAATTATATTTTAATTGATACATTTAGTACTTCAGCTTTTTATTATTGTTTAATCACCTCTCAAATTGCAAGAGTTTTTAAATTAAAGTACATTCCAATTTTGCATGGGGGAAATTTACCCTCAAGATTGAATAAGTCTAATTATTTTTCGAAATTAATTTTCAGTAATTCTTATAAAAACATAGCCCCTTCCAATTATTTAAAATTTGAGTTTGAAAAAAAAGGATTTATGGTTGAATATATTCCAAATATTATTTCAATTGATAATTATTTATTTAAAGAAAGAAAAAAAATGCAGCCAAACCTTTTATTTGTGAGAGCGTTTTCTAAAGAATATAATGTTAAAATGGCAGTTGATGTTTTAAATGAGCTAAAAAAGTCTTTTAATGATGCTAAATTATGTATAATTGGACCTGATAGAGATGGTAGTAAAAAAGAAATAGAACTATACATAAAACAAAAAGGACTTAATAAAAATATTGAGATTACAGGAGTATTATCTAAAAAAGAGTGGCATAAAAAATCAAAAGAATTTGATATATTTATTAATACTACAAATATTGACAATACACCAGTTAGTGTTATAGAAGCTATGGCATTAGGGCTTCCAATTGTTTCTACCAATGTGGGGGGTATTCCTTATTTACTTAAAGATAAAGTTGATGGGATTTTAGTTGAAAAAGGTAATGTTAACCAAATGGTGAATAGTATTAAAAAAATTCTCAATAATAATTATCCTAAACTTCAAGTAAATGCGAGGAAAAAAGCAGAAAGTTTTAGTTGGTTAAATAATAGAAGTAAATGGTTAAAAGCTCTAAGTTAA